In Pseudonocardia sp. DSM 110487, the sequence GGTGTGGACCCACGAGGCCGTTCACTGACGCGCTCATTCCCCGGCGGCGATGAGCCGCACAACGGCCCGCTCGACCGCGGCACGGGTGGCGTCCTCGGTCAGGTCGGGCACGGGCGAACCGTTCTGGAGCCCTCGAAGCGCCCGCAGCACCGTCCGGCCGCGTTCGAACCGCTCGATCACGCGGGGATCCACGTACGAGCCGCGCGCGATCGCGGGGGTGTTCCCGAGGTGGGCAGCCACCTCCTCGAGCGCGCGGTTGACGATCCTCGTGCGGGCGCGTTCCTTCTCGGGCACCCCGCCTTCGGCGGCCCGGGCGGCGAGGGTGACGGCGGCGAGCACGGTGGCGTTCCAGGTGCGCAGGTCCTTGCAGCTGTACTGATCGCCGATCAGCTCCTTGACCGCCACATTGAGGTCCTCGGCCCGCACGTCGTGCCACCCGCGGCCGACGCGGTAGGCGAGCAGGTCCTCACCTCCCCCACGGCGCCGGAGCAAGGAGTTCACGACCCGGTGCAGGAGCGGGTCGCGCAGTGCGAGCGTGCGCGGCACCCCGCCCTTCGCAGGGTAGGAGAACACCACCGCCCCTCGCCGCAGCCGCACGTGCTCCCGGCGCAGTGTCGCGAGCCCGAACGTGCCGTCCTCCTCGTCGTCCCCCGGGGCGTACTCCTCGCCGCCGGGCCGGAAGACGCCGACGTCGAGCATCCGCACGCCGGCGGCGAGCACGCGGTCGCGGCCGAGTCCCTTCCCCCGCAGCCGCTCGACCAGCTCCACCCGCACGTCGGGCAGGGCATCCCCGAGCGTGAGCACGCGCTCGTACTTCTCCCGGTCCCTGAGGCGGCGCCATTCCTCGTGGTAGCGGTACTGGCGTCGGCCGGCGGCGTCGACGCCGACCGCCTGGATGTGTCCGCCGGGGTCGGGGGAGATCCACACGTCCTGCCACGCGGGAGGGATGGCGAGGGACTTGATGCGGGCGATCTCGGCCGGGTCGGTGATCGGTGCGCCCGCGCAGTCGTAGAAGCTCCATCCGCGGCCACGGCGCCTGCGGGAGAAGCCGGGCGCCGCGGGATCGACCCGAACCAACTCCTCGGGGGCCTCGCTCACACGCCCCATCTACCCCCGCGGGGCTACGGCGAACCGGGGCTCTGGTCCTGACCACAGCCGACTTCACACACCCAGCCCCCACTTCACACATGGCCGGCCTTGTGTGAAGTGGGGACTGGGTTTGTGAAGTCCCGCTGCGCGCGGCGCTACGTCACGACGGGCGTGTCCGCGTGCTCCCGGCAGGTACGGGCCTCCGGCCGGCTCTCGAGCCGCTCGTCGTCGATCTCACGGTCGCAGACGGCGCACCGCCCGTAGCCGCCCTCGTCCAGCAGCTCGATCGCGTCCAGGACGCGCCTGCGCTGCTCGGTGATCGTCTCGACGCTCATCCGGGCTTCCATCGTCGCGTTCACGTCGGAGCCGTAGTCGCCCGGATGCTGGCCGAGAGCGCCCTCGGGGCCGATTGCGTCCACGGTGGTCTCGGCGCGGTTCTCCTCGGCGGCGCGCAGCCGGTCGTCGAGTGCGGTCAGCTCGCCGGTCAGTAGCTGTCGGGCGCGGTCGGGGTCCACGAGCGTTCTCCCTCCTGCTCGGCGTCCCGCATCACGTACCCGCTCCGCGACCGCGTACGCGCCGACCGCCGATCAGCTGCCCGGGTGACGGGCCTTCGGACCACGGCCGTACGGCTGCTCCACCGGCTCGACCGGTTCCAGCGGCGGGATCGGCCGAACCTGCGGATCCTCCGCGAGCGCCACCGCCTCGCCGTGGTGGCGCAGGCGCATCGGCGGCCCGGAGACCAGGCGGTACTCCACCTCGTCCGGCCGGATCTCCACCCGCAACTGCCGCCCCTGCCACCGGAGCCCGAACGAGATCCGCGACAGCGCGGGAGGCAGCCGCGGCGCGAAGGTGATCCCCGCCTCGTCCATCCGCATCCCACCGAACCCCGAGACCACCGCCGTCCACGTGCCGGCCATCGACGCGATGTGCACCCCGTGATCGGAGTTACCGGCCAGATCGTCCAGATCCACCAGCGCGGCCTCTGCCAGGTAGTCGTAAGCCAGATCCAGATGCCCGGTCCACGCCGCCACCACCGCCTGCGTGCACGCCGACAGCGACGAGTCCCGCACCGTCAGCGCCTCGTAGTAGGCGAAGTTGCGCCGCATCTGCTCCGGACTGAACGCGTCCGGCCGCAGCTGCATCGCCAGCACCAGATCCGCCTGCTTGATCACCTGCTTGCGGTACAGGTCGAAATACGGCACGTGCAACAGCAGCGGGTACTTCTCCCGCGGCGTGTTCTCGAAGTCCCAGACCTGGTGGTGCGTGAACCCCTCCGCCTGCGGGTGCACGCCCAGCACCTCGTCGAACGGGATCCGCATCGACTTCGCGGCATCCCGCCACGACGCCATCTCCTCGGCGTTCACCCCGAGCTTCGCCGCCGCCCGCGCGTGTCGCGCCGCCGTGTCCGCGGCCGCCCGCAGGTTCGCCTGCGCCATCAGGTTGGTGTAGACGTTGTTGTCCACGATCGCGGTGTACTCGTCCGGCCCGGTCACCCCGTCGATGCGGAACTCCCCCGCCGAGTCGTGGTGCCCGAGCGAGCGCCACAACCGCGCGGTGGCCACCAGCAGCTCCAGGCCCACCTCCCGCTCGAACACCACGTCCCCGGTGGCCGCGACGTGCCGGCGGACGGCGTCGGCGATATCGGCGTTGATGTGGAAGGCCGCCGTACCTGCCGGCCAGTACCCCGAACACTCCTGGCCGCGGATCGTGCGCCACGGGAACGCCGCACCCCGCAGCCCCAGCTGCTCGGCGCGCTCGTAGGCGAGCGGCAGGATCGTCTGCCGCCACCGCAGCGCGTCGGCGGCGGCATCGGGCGCGATGTGCGACAGGACGGGGATGCAGAACGTCTCGGTGTCCCAGAAGGTGTGCCCGTCGTAGCCCTCGCCGGTCAGCCCCTTCGCGCCGATCGCCCGCCGCTCCGCCCGCGCGCCCGCCTGCAGCACGTGGAAGGTCGCCAGCCGCACGGCCTGCTGCAGCTCGGCGTCACCGTCGATCTCGACGTCGGCGGTCTGCCAGAAGTCGGCGAGGTAGTCGCGCTGCTCCCCGCACAGCCCTTCCCAGCCCGTGTAGCGGGCCGCCGCGAGCGCCGCCCGCACCTGGTCGTGCAGCGCAGGCAGCGACCGGCGCGACGACCAGCCGTAGGCCAGGTACTTCACCAGCCGCAGCGTCTGGCCGGGTTCGAGGCGGGCGATCACCGTGGTGCGGCCGATGTCCTCCGTGGCCTCCGAGGTGACCTTGACGCCCTCCGGGCCGTGCACCTCGTGGTCCATCGCCGCGGCCACCCGCAGGCCGGAGCGGCGGGTGCGGTGCAGGAGCGTTGCACCGGCGTCGTCGCAGCGGTGCTGTTCGGCGACGAGCGGGTCGGTGAGCGCGGCTTCCACCCGCGGGTCGGCCTCGTCCCGGGCCGGCAGCTGCTCGTTGGCCACCAGCTCGGACTGGACGACGAGCAGTGCGGCAGCGTCGAGCACCTCGACCTCGTACTCGATCGCGGCGATCGCGCGCTGGGTGAGCGACACCAGCCGCGTCGAGCGCACCCGCACCATCCGGCCCGCGGGCGAGGCCCACTCGACCTCCCGCGTGAGCGTGCCGGCCTGCAGGTCCAGCACCCGTTCGTGGCGGCGCAGCTGCCCGTAGCGCAGGTCGAACGGTTCGTCCTCGACCAGCAGCCGGATCAGCTTGCCGTTGGTGACGTTGATGATCGTCTGCCCGGACTCGGGGTAGCCGTACCCGCCCTCCGCGTACGGCAGCGGCCGCCGCTCGTAGAACGAGTTCAGGTACGTCCCGGGCATCGCGTGCGGCTCCCCCTCGTCGAGGTTGCCCCGCAGGCCGATGTGCCCGTTGGACAGCGCGAACACCGACTCGACCTGGCCCATTCGGTCCAGATCCAGCCGCGGCTCGCGCACCACCCACGGCTCCACGGTGAACGCGCGGCCCGGGTCGGGGCTCATGGCATCCCGTCCAGCAGGTCGGCCAGGTCGGTGACGACGATGTCGGCGCCGTGCTCGCGCAGCGCGTCGGCCTGTCCGAGCCGGTCCACACCCACGACCAGACCGAACCCGCCCGCCTTGCCCGACGCGACACCCGCCAGTGCGTCCTCGAACACGACTGCCTCGTCCTTGCCGACCCCGAGGTCGGCGGCTGCGGCGAGGAACGTGTCGGGGGCGGGCTTGCCGGGCAGACCGCGCTCCTTCGCGGTGACCCCGTCGACCCGGTGGTCGATGAGGCCGGCGAGGCCCGCGACCTCGAGCACCTGCGCGGCGTTCGCCGACGACGACACGACGGCCGTGGCGAGCCCCGCGTCCTTCACGGCGTGCAGGTAGCGCACCGATCCCGGGTACACCTCGACGCCGACGGTGACGATCTTCTCCTGGACCAGCGCGTTCTTGCGCATGGCCAGCGCGTACACGGTGTCGGCCTCCGGGGCGTCGTCCGGCCCACCGGCCGGGAGCTCGATGCCGCGGGAGCGCAGGAACGAGTCGGTGCCCTCCATCCGTGGCTTGCCGTCGACGTACGCCGCGTAGTCGGTCGCGACGTCGAACGGCCGGAACGGCATGCCCTCCCGCTCGGCACGGGCCCGCAGGTACTCGTCGAACATCTGCTTCCAGGCCGCGGCGTGCACGCTCGCGGTGTCGGTCAACACGCCGTCGAGGTCGAAGAGGCACGCGCGGGTGCCGTCGGGGAGGCCGAGCATGAGCGCACGGTACCGAGCCGGCGATCACTCGGGGAGGCGGAGCCGTCAAATCGTCCGGCGGGCCCACCGTAGCGGAGCACCCCAACCCGTCGGGGCCGATCACGGCAGGTGCTCGGAGGGCAGGTGGATCGTCCGTGCCTCGGCCGATCCGCCCGTCACGCGCACCTCGCACCCGCCCTCCACGGCCCGGGCGGCGAGGCTGAGCAGGCCACCCTCCGGCCGCGGCTCGATGTCGCGCTGCACCGCGTCGCGCACGGCGGCGAGGATCTGCATCGGGGTCACGGGGATCGGGTGCAGGGTGTCCGCCACGTCCACCGCCACCTGCAGCCGCTGGCCGAACCGGGCCTGCTCGAGCTGCAGGTACCCGTGCACGGCGGCGAGCTCGTCGCCCAGTGTGCTCCCGCCGACCTGGTCGACGGCCCGCGACAGGTCGGCGAATCCCATGAGCAGGTCCCGGGCCCGGCCGGGGTCGGTGCGGATCAGCGCGGCGATCGTGTTCAACGAGTTGTAGACGAAGTGCTGCTCCAGGCGGCGTGCCTCGGTGGCAGCCTCCGCCGACTCGGGCGGCGGCTCCGGGCTGACCGGCTCTGGCGGCGGCTCGACGGGCGCTTCCGTGGCGGGCGCGGGCTCCGGCGGGCGAGCCCACCGGTCGTCGTGGACGTCCGCCGCGTCGAGCAAACCGCGCCAGTACGGGCGGCGCATGCGTCCGCCCCCGATCCAGCCGGAGAACTCCACGAGCCCCGCGAGCTCGGGCCGCGCCCAGCGCGCGTGGCGCGCCGCCGCGTCCGGTACCGCGTCGACGAACGGGGGTGCGTCCTGCTCGCAGTCGGCGAGCGCGCCGGCGAGCCTGCGGCGCTCCCCGAGCGACACCCCGACGCGGCCGACGTAGTGGAGGGCGCCCGGGGTGTCCGCCACGGGGGCCCCGAGCAGCAGGGTGCCCACCGTCTCGGGCCGGTGCGGGTCGGCGGGTGTCCAGCCGCCCACGAGCACCTGGCGGGTGCGGGTGACCGGCAGGCGTAGCCAGAACCGGGAGCGCCCTCCCGGGTGGTAGCGGCCACGCAGGTGCCGGGCGTGCAGCCCGTCGGCCCCCTTCTGCTCGGCGATCGCGAGCATCGTGCCGATCTCGGTGGCGGGCAGCGGGGATGTGGTCCACACCGGCGGGCTGGCGAAGCCGAGGCCGTCGAGCAGCGCGCGGCGGTCGGCGTAGGGCAGCTCGGTGGTGCTGTGCCCGTCGAGCCACAGCAGGTCGGCGACCTGGAAGTCGACGGGGATGCGCCGGATCGTCGCCTCCGACGGGCGGTGTCGGGCGCTGCGGCGCGCGATCAGCCGGGGGCGGACGGCGTGCTCCTCGCCGCGCGCGACGAGCGTGCCGTCGAGCACCATGCCGCCCGGTGGCGACCGGCGCAGCAGCGGCTCCGCGAGCTCGGGGTAGGCGGCGGTCATCGAGTTGTCGGCACCCGACAGCAGCCGCACCCGCCGGCCCGGCTCGACGTAGGCGATGCAGCGGTGCCCCGTCCACGCCACCTCCACCATCCAGTCGGGGCCGGTGGGCGGTTCGCCGGTCACGGTGGCCGGCTGCATGGGCGGGACGAGGCCGGGCACGCCACGCCGAGTCCCCCGCTCCGTCACGGAAGCCACGGTAGCCAGTGTCCCGGACCGCGAGTCCAGTGCGTGTACCGGCGGATCCGGGTTTCCGCTGGGTGTCGACCCTCGGCCCCACGTCGCCGGGCGCGTGGGGGACGATCGGGGGCATCATGACGCTCACCGACCGGCTTCCTTCCTCCTCCGATCCCGACGCGCTCGTCGAGGCGTTCACAGACTGGGCGTTCGAGGAGCGCGGCCTCTCGCTCTACGCGGCCCAGGAGGAGGCGCTGCTCGAGCTGGTCACCGGTGGCAACGTGATCCTCTCGACGCCCACCGGCTCGGGGAAGTCCCTCGTCGCGGTCGGCGCGCACGCCGCGGCACTCGCCCGTGGGGAGCGCACCTTCTACACGGCGCCGATCAAGGCGCTGGTCAGCGAGAAGTTCTTCCAGCTCATCGACACCTTCGGCGCCGAGAAGGTCGGCATGCTCACCGGGGATGCCGCGGTGAACGAGAAGGCGCCGATCATCTGCTGCACCGCGGAGATCCTCGCCAACATCGCGCTGCGCACCGGGCGGGGCGCCGACGTCGGCTCCGTGGTGATGGACGAGTTCCACTTCTACGCCGACCCCGACCGGGGCTGGGCGTGGCAGGTACCGCTGATCGAGCTCCCGCAGGCGCAGTTCCTGCTGATGAGCGCCACGCTCGGCGACGTGTCGTTCTTCCGCGACGACCTCACCCGCCGCACCGGCCGGGACACCGCGGTGATCACCTCGGTGGAGCGGCCGGTGCCGTTGCACTTCCGCTACGTCCTCACCCCGCTGCACGAGACGATCGCCGAGCTGCTGCAGACGCACGAGGCGCCGGTCTACGTCGTGCACTTCACGCAGGCCTCCGCCGTGGAGCGGGCGCAGGCGCTGATGAGCGTCAACGTCACCTCGAAAGAGGACAAGCACGCGATCGCCGAGCTGATCGGGCGGTTCCGCTTCACCGCGGGCTTCGGGAAGACGCTGTCGCGGCTGGTACGCCACGGCATCGGCGTGCACCACGCCGGCATGCTCCCCCGCTACCGCAGGCTGGTGGAGACCCTCGCGCAGGCCGGGCTGCTGAAGGTCATCTGCGGCACCGACACCCTCGGCGTCGGCATCAACGTGCCGATCCGCACCGTGCTCTTCACGGGACTGTCGAAGTACGACGGGCAGCGCACCCGCCCGCTCAAGGCACGGGAGTTCCACCAGATCGCCGGCCGCGCCGGGCGCGCGGGCTACGACACCGTCGGCACGGTCGTCGCCGAGGCGCCCGACCACGAGGTGGAGAACGCCCGGCGGCTCGCCAAGGCGGGCGACGACGCCAAGAAGCGCCGCCGCGTGGTGCGCACGCAGCCGCCCGAGGGCTTCGTCGGGTGGTCGCAGACGAGCTTCGAGAAGCTGCAGAACGCCCAGCCCGAACCGCTGACCAGCCACTTCTCCGTCACCCACGCGATGCTGCTGAACGTGATCTCGCGTCCGGGCGACGCCTTCACCGCCATGCGGCACCTGCTCGAGGACAACCACGAGCCGCGGGCGCGCCAGCGCCGCCACATCCGGCGCGCGATCGCGATCTACCGTGCGCTGCGCGCCGCCGGTGTCGTCGAGGAGCTGCCGGAGCCCGACGCAGAAGGCCGCCGCGTCCGCGTGGTCGGCGACCTGCAGCTCGACTTCGCGCTCAACCAGCCCCTCTCCCCGTTCGCGCTCGCCGCGATCGAGCTGCTCGACCGGGATTCGCCGCAGTACGCCATGGACGTCCTGTCGGTGCTCGAGGCCACCCTGGACAACCCGCGCCCGGTACTCATCGCGCAGGAGAAGAAGGCCCGCGGGGAGGCCGTCGCCGCGATGAAGGCCGAGGGCATCGAGTACGAGGAGCGCATGGCTCTGCTCGAGGACGTCACCTACCCGAAGCCCCTTGATGAGCTGCTGCACGCGGCGCTGGAGACCTACCGGCGCGGCCACCCGTGGGTCGAGGACGCGCACCTCTCGCCCAAGTCGGTGGCGCGGGACATGTTCGAGAAGTCGATGACGTTCGTCGAGTACATCGGGCACTACGGCCTCGCCCGGTCCGAGGGCCTCGTGCTGCGCTACCTCGCCGACGCCTACCGCGCACTGCGCCAGACCGTCCCGGATGAGGCGAAGACCGAGGAGCTCATCGACGTCGAGGCGTGGCTGGGCGAGCTGGTGCGCCAGGTCGACTCCAGCCTGCTGGACGAGTGGGAGGCACTGGCCGCGGGCGCCGGGGCGGGCGAGGGTCTTGAGCCACCTTCGCTCGACGCCGCCCCGACCGCGGTCACCGCCAACCCGCGGGCCTTCCGCGTGCTCGTGCGCAATGCGTTGTTCCGCCGTGTCGAGCTCGCCGCCCTGCACCGGTTCGACGAGCTGGGAGAGCTCGACGCCGAGGCCGGCTGGGATGCCGACGCCTGGCGCGAGGCGCTCACGCCCTACTTCGCCGAGCACGGCAACGACGGAATCGGGGCAGGCCCGGACGCGCGCGGTCCGCAGTTCTTCTCCGTCACAGAGGAAGCCGAGCGCTGGCTCGTCAGGCAGGTCCTCGAGGACCCCGAGGGCCACCGTGACTGGGCCATCACCGCGGAGATCGACCTCTCCGCCTCCGACGAGCAGGGATTCCCTGCCGTCTGGGTGACGGGAGTGGAACCGCTCGGCGGCTGACCCGCCACTCCCCCCGCCACCACCACCCCGAGGCCATCGCTGCCCCGTCCCGGGGAGGTTCGCCGGCGCGTCACGTCCATGATCGGTTGACGTTTCGAGGGCGTCAATGAATGATTGACGGCATGGAGTACGAGGACGCTGTGCGCTGGCTGGACCGCGTGGATCCGATGATCGCGCGGCCGGACCGGTCGATCACGGGACGGCTGGACCGGCTCAAGGAAGTGTCGAAGGACGGCGGGCTCACCCGCGACGCCGCGGCGGCCTGGTACGCGCACGTTGGCGAGATGCGCAGGCTCGCCGACTACTACGAGCGCGACCTCATCCGCAGGCTGCGCGCCGACGGGCTCACATGGGCCCAGGTCGCGGACGCCGTGCAGGCGCAGCTGTCGAGCCGGCAGGCCGCCCAGGCGAAGTGGAAGCGCCTGCTCGACCCCGGCCGCCGCACCACCACCGGCGACATGCGCCGCGGCGGCCGCCCCCGGCAGTCTCCCTGACCGAGCCCGGTGACTACCGCGGAGCGGTAGGCTCCCGCCAAGATCGCTCGTGCCCCGGGCGGTCAGGGGTCACGAGCGGGGGCGCGGCCATGGGCGACGACGCGCAGGCGCTCGGCACCGCGTGGGCCGGCGCGGTGCAGGCCGCCGGGTTCGTACCGGTGCCGCGCCCCGCGTTGCACGCGGTGCTCGTCGAACGGGCCGGCGCGCTGCTCGAGGCCGCGTCCGGGGTGCGCGAGCCGGATGCGGGTACCGCTGCCGGCCGGTGGCTGGTGGAGTCCCACTTCACGCACCCGGCCGCCCTCGAGAAGACGCTCAGCGTGCTCGGCCCGGCCCTCGCCCGGGTCGATGCCGACCGCGGTGCCGAGGTGGTCGCCGCTCTCGCCGCCGGCTACGCCGCCGCGCTGCAGGAGCGCACGCGCGCCGAGCAGGAACGGGTCACGACGGCCGCGTTCGTCGCCCGTGCCGCCGCCGAGCAGGCGCGCTGGGCGAGCGAGGCCCGCTTCGGCGCCCTGTTCGCCGACGCGGCGATCGGCATCGCGATCGTCACGGCCGATGGCGAGATCGTGGAGGTGAACCGGGCGGTATGCGAGATGTTCGGCCGCACGGCCGACGAGGTGCTCCACCGCTCCATGGAGACGTACGTTCCCGCCGACGACCACGAGCACTCCCAGAAGTTGCGCGCGATGCAGGCAGGCGAGCTGGAGCACGTCCGGCTCGAACGGTCCTATCCGCACGCCGACGGCACCACGATCTGGGCCGACGTCGTCCTCTCCCTGGTCCGGGCGCCGGACGGGTCGCCCCGCTTCATCGTCGCCATGATCGCCGACGTCACCGAGCGGCACCGACTCGAGACGTCGCTGCGCCACCAGGCCCAGCACGATCCCCTGACCGGCCTCCCCAACCGCACGCTGTTCTTCGAGCGGCTGGAGGCCGCGCTCGGTGCCGGTCGCGACGTCGGCATCTGTTACCTCGACCTCGACGACCTCAAGGCCGTCAACGACACGCTCGGCCACGATGTCGGCGACCACGTGCTGCAGACCGTCGCGCACCGGCTCGCCGCGGAGATCGGCCCGGGAACCGGTGCCGAGAGCGATGCCGGGCGCATGGTCGCGAGGATGGCGGGTGACGAGTTCGTCGTGCTCGTGGAGGGGGCCGCCGACGGCCGGCTCGACGTCGGCCCGCTCCGCGTGGCACAGCGCGCCCTCGACGTGGTGCGGCGCCCGGTGGTCTCCGGCCCGCACCGGGTCCTCGTGTCCGCCAGCGTCGGCGTCGTCGAGCGCGCATGCGGCTCGACGGACCTCGACAGCGCGGCGGATCTGATGAAGGCGGCAGACACCACCCTCCAGTGGGCGAAGAAGGACGGCCGCAACCGGGTCGCGGAGTTCGACGCCGAGCGTCACCGCGCCGCCGTCGCCCGGTTCGAGCTGTCCGCCCGGATGCCAGACGCACTCGGTGCGGGCGAGTTCGTCGTGGACTACCAGCCGCTGGTCCGCCTCACCGACCAGCGGCTCGTCGGGGTCGAGGCGCTCGTGCGCTGGGAACCGCCCGGTGGCGACCGCATCGGACCGGACGAGTTCATCCCGGTGGCCGAGGAGACCGGACTGATCGTCCCGCTCGGCAGGTGGGTGCTCTCCGAGGCGTGCCGGCAGGCCGTCCGCTGGCGGGCGGAGCACCCGGACACGCAGCTGTTCATGAGCGTCAACCTCGCCGCTCGCCAGGTACGCGAACCCGGGATCGTCGACGACGTCGCGCGCATCCTCGCCAACTCCGGCTGGCCGGCGCACGCACTGCAGCTGGAGCTCACCGAGAGCGACCTCATGGGCACCACCGGGGAACCGCTAGACGCGCTGCGCGCCCTCGCGGCGATGGGGGTGCGCATCGCGATCGACGACTTCGGCACCGGCTATTCCAACCTCGCCTACCTGCGCACCCTCCCGGTGCACGCGCTGAAGCTGGCAGGGCCGTTCGTCACGAGGCCGTTCACCGCGGTCGAGTCAGGAGGCGATCCCGAATCCGACCAGGTCGACCTCGAGGTGCTCGCACTGCTCATCGAGCTCGCCCACACGCTCGGCCTGTCCGTCACCGCCGAGGTCGTGGAGACGTCGGTGCAGCTCGAGCGGTTGCGCAAGCTCGGCTGCGACACCGGGCAGGGCTGGTACTTCGCCCCACCCGTGCCCGCGTCGGCCGTGCCGGCCATGCTGCACGGCCCGGTCGGGCCTGCCTGACTAGGAGGGTCCTGAACAACTCAGGCCGTAGCGAGCGGCGTCCAGGTGGTGTCCTCGCAAGTGCGTCGGCACGGTGCCATGGGTGCGGCCGAGCTGCCACAACACGGCCAGCGCGAGCCACGGCGCGGCGAGCACCAGCGGTAGCCACAGCACGGTGACCAGCCACACCACCCACGCGATCAGGTCCACCGCCGAATGGAGCGGGGCGAGCACCCAGGACAGATCCCGGTGGCCGACGGCGAGGGTGATACCCCACGCCAGCAACATCCCGGCGATCGTCATCGCCGCGACTGCGACCGCCTTGGCGAGGGCAAACGGGGCAGCGATCCAGTCCATCCGCCGCTTGTGCCGCATCGCACGAGCCCGTTCGGCCCGCTGCTCCCAGTCGATCAACCGCTGCATGTCGCCGGCCAACTCGGCCTGGCGCAACATCCGCTCGTACCGGGACTGGGTGTGCGCCTCCCACACCCGCCGCACCACTACCCACAGTCCGGTAGCGACGTAGACCACCGCATTGCGGATCGCCCATCGCACCGCGGTGCGGGTCCGCTCGTGCGTCGCTGTCACCCGCACCCCGGTGATCACATGCACGGTGGCTCGGCTGGCACCGCGGCGCACCACCGCTGCCGCTGTGCGCAACACCGGGGTACCGGCCGTGGCGTGCGGGGGACGGCAGGGCCGCTGCTGGCCACCACCAGCGGTGGCCGGATGCGGCCCAGCCAGCTGTGGGAGCTCGTCCGCCGCCTCGCCGCCGCAGCCGAGATCACCGAGTGGGATTGGCTCTCGGCGCACTCGCTGCGCCACACCGGCATCACCCGGGGTGTGGGCGGAGCCCGCGTCTTGGCCCTCGCGCTATCGCGCGCTAGCGTGATCACTATCGGCGAGATACCCTCAGATGATGATTGATCAACCATCCGCCAAACTCGCCGAGCTGTTGGAGAAGGCTTCACCGGACGACCGGAAGGTCATCATCGGGTGGCTCTTGGAGAGTCGGTTCGGGGTGTCAGCCTCTAACCCTGAGGACCAGTGGATGGTGAAGCGCCTCCGAACGGCACAGATGTTCGGCGACATTCCTACGGGAGAGACCCAGCTCGTGACAGTGCGGCTGCCGCAGGAGCTCCACGGGCAGTTGA encodes:
- a CDS encoding DNA topoisomerase IB; its protein translation is MGRVSEAPEELVRVDPAAPGFSRRRRGRGWSFYDCAGAPITDPAEIARIKSLAIPPAWQDVWISPDPGGHIQAVGVDAAGRRQYRYHEEWRRLRDREKYERVLTLGDALPDVRVELVERLRGKGLGRDRVLAAGVRMLDVGVFRPGGEEYAPGDDEEDGTFGLATLRREHVRLRRGAVVFSYPAKGGVPRTLALRDPLLHRVVNSLLRRRGGGEDLLAYRVGRGWHDVRAEDLNVAVKELIGDQYSCKDLRTWNATVLAAVTLAARAAEGGVPEKERARTRIVNRALEEVAAHLGNTPAIARGSYVDPRVIERFERGRTVLRALRGLQNGSPVPDLTEDATRAAVERAVVRLIAAGE
- a CDS encoding RNA helicase, whose product is MTLTDRLPSSSDPDALVEAFTDWAFEERGLSLYAAQEEALLELVTGGNVILSTPTGSGKSLVAVGAHAAALARGERTFYTAPIKALVSEKFFQLIDTFGAEKVGMLTGDAAVNEKAPIICCTAEILANIALRTGRGADVGSVVMDEFHFYADPDRGWAWQVPLIELPQAQFLLMSATLGDVSFFRDDLTRRTGRDTAVITSVERPVPLHFRYVLTPLHETIAELLQTHEAPVYVVHFTQASAVERAQALMSVNVTSKEDKHAIAELIGRFRFTAGFGKTLSRLVRHGIGVHHAGMLPRYRRLVETLAQAGLLKVICGTDTLGVGINVPIRTVLFTGLSKYDGQRTRPLKAREFHQIAGRAGRAGYDTVGTVVAEAPDHEVENARRLAKAGDDAKKRRRVVRTQPPEGFVGWSQTSFEKLQNAQPEPLTSHFSVTHAMLLNVISRPGDAFTAMRHLLEDNHEPRARQRRHIRRAIAIYRALRAAGVVEELPEPDAEGRRVRVVGDLQLDFALNQPLSPFALAAIELLDRDSPQYAMDVLSVLEATLDNPRPVLIAQEKKARGEAVAAMKAEGIEYEERMALLEDVTYPKPLDELLHAALETYRRGHPWVEDAHLSPKSVARDMFEKSMTFVEYIGHYGLARSEGLVLRYLADAYRALRQTVPDEAKTEELIDVEAWLGELVRQVDSSLLDEWEALAAGAGAGEGLEPPSLDAAPTAVTANPRAFRVLVRNALFRRVELAALHRFDELGELDAEAGWDADAWREALTPYFAEHGNDGIGAGPDARGPQFFSVTEEAERWLVRQVLEDPEGHRDWAITAEIDLSASDEQGFPAVWVTGVEPLGG
- a CDS encoding TraR/DksA C4-type zinc finger protein → MDPDRARQLLTGELTALDDRLRAAEENRAETTVDAIGPEGALGQHPGDYGSDVNATMEARMSVETITEQRRRVLDAIELLDEGGYGRCAVCDREIDDERLESRPEARTCREHADTPVVT
- a CDS encoding glycoside hydrolase family 65 protein, with amino-acid sequence MSPDPGRAFTVEPWVVREPRLDLDRMGQVESVFALSNGHIGLRGNLDEGEPHAMPGTYLNSFYERRPLPYAEGGYGYPESGQTIINVTNGKLIRLLVEDEPFDLRYGQLRRHERVLDLQAGTLTREVEWASPAGRMVRVRSTRLVSLTQRAIAAIEYEVEVLDAAALLVVQSELVANEQLPARDEADPRVEAALTDPLVAEQHRCDDAGATLLHRTRRSGLRVAAAMDHEVHGPEGVKVTSEATEDIGRTTVIARLEPGQTLRLVKYLAYGWSSRRSLPALHDQVRAALAAARYTGWEGLCGEQRDYLADFWQTADVEIDGDAELQQAVRLATFHVLQAGARAERRAIGAKGLTGEGYDGHTFWDTETFCIPVLSHIAPDAAADALRWRQTILPLAYERAEQLGLRGAAFPWRTIRGQECSGYWPAGTAAFHINADIADAVRRHVAATGDVVFEREVGLELLVATARLWRSLGHHDSAGEFRIDGVTGPDEYTAIVDNNVYTNLMAQANLRAAADTAARHARAAAKLGVNAEEMASWRDAAKSMRIPFDEVLGVHPQAEGFTHHQVWDFENTPREKYPLLLHVPYFDLYRKQVIKQADLVLAMQLRPDAFSPEQMRRNFAYYEALTVRDSSLSACTQAVVAAWTGHLDLAYDYLAEAALVDLDDLAGNSDHGVHIASMAGTWTAVVSGFGGMRMDEAGITFAPRLPPALSRISFGLRWQGRQLRVEIRPDEVEYRLVSGPPMRLRHHGEAVALAEDPQVRPIPPLEPVEPVEQPYGRGPKARHPGS
- a CDS encoding HAD family phosphatase; translated protein: MLGLPDGTRACLFDLDGVLTDTASVHAAAWKQMFDEYLRARAEREGMPFRPFDVATDYAAYVDGKPRMEGTDSFLRSRGIELPAGGPDDAPEADTVYALAMRKNALVQEKIVTVGVEVYPGSVRYLHAVKDAGLATAVVSSSANAAQVLEVAGLAGLIDHRVDGVTAKERGLPGKPAPDTFLAAAADLGVGKDEAVVFEDALAGVASGKAGGFGLVVGVDRLGQADALREHGADIVVTDLADLLDGMP
- a CDS encoding histidine kinase; translation: MTERGTRRGVPGLVPPMQPATVTGEPPTGPDWMVEVAWTGHRCIAYVEPGRRVRLLSGADNSMTAAYPELAEPLLRRSPPGGMVLDGTLVARGEEHAVRPRLIARRSARHRPSEATIRRIPVDFQVADLLWLDGHSTTELPYADRRALLDGLGFASPPVWTTSPLPATEIGTMLAIAEQKGADGLHARHLRGRYHPGGRSRFWLRLPVTRTRQVLVGGWTPADPHRPETVGTLLLGAPVADTPGALHYVGRVGVSLGERRRLAGALADCEQDAPPFVDAVPDAAARHARWARPELAGLVEFSGWIGGGRMRRPYWRGLLDAADVHDDRWARPPEPAPATEAPVEPPPEPVSPEPPPESAEAATEARRLEQHFVYNSLNTIAALIRTDPGRARDLLMGFADLSRAVDQVGGSTLGDELAAVHGYLQLEQARFGQRLQVAVDVADTLHPIPVTPMQILAAVRDAVQRDIEPRPEGGLLSLAARAVEGGCEVRVTGGSAEARTIHLPSEHLP